In Festucalex cinctus isolate MCC-2025b chromosome 5, RoL_Fcin_1.0, whole genome shotgun sequence, a single genomic region encodes these proteins:
- the LOC144018738 gene encoding uncharacterized protein LOC144018738, whose protein sequence is MATTTSESEEERKEKKVKKKVVKKLRSRSGLPIASAGPVLPAICIICKNKFQSIFVWDRKAHGRGIISPKQKHCQQAGWLLQAAEMKKDCSILLHIQDKRLCHNGGAVLFQRLHKVLKVNRNSNQGRTNAVYTETKIEV, encoded by the exons atggcgaccacaacgtcggagagcgaagaagagcgaaaggagaaaaaagttaaaaagaaagtggtgaaaaaacttcgttcccgttcaggtttgcccatcgcttcagctggccccgtccttccagccatctgcatcatttgtaaaaataaatttcaaagtatattcgtctgggatcggaaggcacacggaagagggatcatctcgccaaagcagaaacattgtcagcag gcgggttggttgctgcaggccgctgagatgaagaaagactgttccattcttctgcatattcaagacaaaagactgtgtcacaatggaggtgcagttttgtttcagagattacacaaggttcttaaagtcaacagaaacagcaaccagggacgaacaaat gcagtatatactgaaacgaagattgaggtgtga
- the LOC144018739 gene encoding uncharacterized protein LOC144018739, whose translation MLTLENVVHNRALLHRMTFHRTMTTIGPMHLHRRSGYSLVMDKTRDLDSLSSSKECEDRAHSNVRPLFLRQRKLLLMGPKVTLLTVSRTKNVHQPIDPRKRSQRFWLA comes from the exons ATGCTAACACTGGAGAacgtggtgcacaaccgagcacttCTGCACaggatgacgtttcatcggacgatgactaCCATTGGTCCGATGCATCTTCATCGGCGTAGTGGGTACAGTCTGGTTATGGACAAGACACGGGATTTGGACAGTCTTTCGTCCTCTAAAGAatgtgaag atcgtgctcacagcaacgtccgaccgctgtttctacgacaaagaaag ctcctactcatggggcccaaagtgacccttctcacagtgagcagaacaaag aatgtgcatcaaccaatagaTCCAAgaaaaag atcccaaagattctggttggcttga